From the genome of Magnolia sinica isolate HGM2019 chromosome 12, MsV1, whole genome shotgun sequence:
ACATGCATGCCTGAATGATATATGTGTGCATGCTGTATGTACTGGATTTTCCTACTCTGAGAATGCATGTTAACGTGCTTATCTTGTCAAGACAAATATGGGAATACATGTGGACCGTCAATCAGTGCATGCTTACGTGTATGCATTTGTTTCGTACATGTGATGGGTTTCCTAGCTTATCCTTACCATGACATAATTCCGGAATATTCCAGATGTGGACCGTTCAATGAATGAGACTCTAGCTCCAACTTTGGACTGATTGGATGGCTGTAAACATCCTAATAATGCCCTTTGATTTGGACGGTTATAAACACGTAAGAAGATGCCTAAGACAAACTCTACTGAAAGGGACGGCTATGATCATCCATTTGATGCTTTCTTTTATTGGCTTATGCTACATCTAACTATCTAAGAGGTGGATCACTAATCAGATGGTCTGAGTCGATGAGAGCGTGCATCAGTTGttggacgttttttttttttttaataaataatctTGAACGTCAGATTTCTGTAATATCAATCCAACGATTAGAAAATGTCCAATTGGTGTGGATTTTACTTGCTGGCTTAATTCTGGAATATTCCATCGACGTGGACCGTCCAAAGAATAAGATAACTGTTCGATAAGCTCTAGCTCCAACTTTGGACTGATTGAATGACCGTACGTAAACATCCCAAGAATGACCTTTGATTTGGACGGTTATAAACACATAAGAAGAGGCCTGAGACAAAGTGCACTGAAagggacggttaggatcatccatttGGTGCTTTCTTTTATTTGTTTATGCTACATCTAAGACGTGGACCGGTACTCAGATGGTCTGAATCGATGAGAGCGTGCATCAGTTGTTGGACGTGTTTTTCTATAAATGATCTTGAACGTCAGATTTCTATAATATCAATCAAACGGTTAGAAAATGTCCAATTGGTGTGGATTTTCTTGCTGGCTAACTAGGAGCCTGCTGAACCGAATTGATGGTCCAGATGGACTGATctgaccgtccaaattatgggtgtatacgaaccgagttagctcggttagcttgctcgactcagactcaaaaaagctcgattcgacttggttcgaagctgagttcgagccgagttgagctgattttttgagctcaaaaaaatttcaaatcgagtttgagcttgcccgatctcaactcgactcggatcgaaacccaactcaaattgaactagttcggtgactcaattaATTTAATATTGAcattactcaccaagtgtttgaggaaatgacttaacgaagtgtcgGCTAATGGCAATgaaggtatatatatgaaacaaataccattttttcttgatcttGATGTTGTCTAAAAGGTgtctgatgaaatacttgtaaacagctaTGGTTGTTTTACATACCCaacatatgtttgtgaaaatgccgcggAGGCTTGATTTCGGCTCGAACTGCCCAAGCTGTTgactgaaccgagctgagctagccagCTAGAAtcaaggactgagccgagttgagttcgagctagagtcaactagtggccaagctgAGATCAACTGGACTCGGTTCGACTGGGTGCACACCCCTAGTCCAAATGTTCATATGCAATACCCAACACTATAAAGTTATAGCCCTTTTGAGATCAATGAATCATATCTCGTTATTTTTATATACTATTGAGGTGATGTATATAACCTTAGGGGGACCATTTTCAAATGGAGAAGcgaattagtggggcccacaaacgaTCAGGCAATATCTACAAAATCCAATTGTTAATTAATCAGAAATCCCCATGATTGATTGAAGTCaagaatacaaaaaaaaaaaaaaaacgacatGTGTCCGGTGGGCCACCACACCTCTATTAGACATCCAAAGAAGTCAATTTTGGCCACTTAATCCATGTATTTTGATCCAATGGCTAATACATAATTGAGAACAAAAGACCGATTTAcccctgggccccacacatcaataattcaaataccacatgTTCTAGTGATATGAACTTGCCCATGGAGGGAAAAAGTGTTTAATGGTGGCAAAGGTAGGTAACACATATATGtacaaattttccaaatccaaatgactaaaatacccttcCCAAGTGTCCCAAACCACATGAAAATCATCAATGGTCCCACATGGTGGGTATACCCAATTCAGGAAAATAGCTCTCAGTGATTCCTTCCTCATAACCTGGAGACACCATCATCATCTTTTGGTTGCTTTCTATCTTGGTGAAGTGGTCCAAAACTGCTTTTATGACCTTTTTTTCACATTGAAGAGGGTTGAAGAGGGTGGCTATATCTGGTGGGGTCACTAGGTGGGCCAGGCTCATGGTAGACATGTTGGGTTCAAGAAGTGGTAGATGGGGCATGATTTGGGGTATGGTTTGGGAAGTAGTGTTTTGGGAAAGATTGGAGAAGCAGGGCACTTGCTCAAAACCCTCTAGATTTAATGGGGTTTGGTCAAAAGCAAGGAAAGAGTCCAACAAAGGTGGGAGAGATGAGGAGCTTGTGTCATCATAGGAGTTTTCTTGGCTTGGTTTGGCAGATATTCCTCTACTCTTGTAGAACACTCTACATAAGACCCAATCCTCCTGTTCATCAttcaaataaacaaataaataaataaataataaaaatcatttaaaatgaGAGTTGACATTTGCACCCTCAAGGTGGGCATGTTTAAGTGCTATTTGAAaagaattcatctcattttaattaattataattatgAATTAGAAATAATGTGTTAGAATGAGTAGTGTGCACTATAGCTTGTGGTCATTCAAACTACCAAACAATTTCATCATTATTTTTACCGCAAATGGTAGAGGAGAGCGAGGGGAAAACCCTAATTTATTAAATTAATATGGTATTAGAGTTAGGGTTTTCTAAACCCTAACCTCAGTTATTCTCTCtatttttcaaaccttaaaaattattattattattattattttaaatgaggataatttcataattaattagtctaatttggtctaaaaaaattcatattattttattaaatttgGTAAACTAAAGAAACCctaaagttttatttggcatacaTCTAAAAATAAGTTCAACTCATTTAAGTTAACATATCAGAGATCTTGATCTTTAATGCATAGTGAGTTTATATTCACCTGGAAACGATATATAATtaatgttaactaaaatgagatgaacacaTTTTTATGTGTTTACTGAAGtggccattttaaaaaaaaaatcctgataAACCAAtaatcaagatctctaatacttAATTACAATAAACTAAAATGATAAAATACTTCAATACTCTAGCAAAGTGTAACAGCTGATACCCAGCTGCGAggaaatttttatattttatatcatGGCATATAAGTTACTCAAGCTAAACCTTGCAAATGGTAACACCTAGTTTGCATGGACTATAAACTGAAAATTTCACTAATTTGGTAACCTAACTagctgattggtggacatttagtgAATGGTTGAAATGAGAAGTGGACAACTGtttgattatttttggaaataGGCTTCACCAATGAAAATTAGGACTAATCAACTAACTGACTTTTGGATGATGACTATGGGTTcaaaatttggatagtttaattggAATTATCGTGGGCCACTGTATGATTTTTTAGTGCCTACGCATCAACATCACAAGCCAGCGTATCAATGTGTGGCCTTAGTCATTCTGTAAGAGATTTATTGGGAATTTATCCATTCCCAGTGGAAAGCAACAAGCTAATGGTTTAGGtgaccaaaccatgggccccacttgttataATTGAAAACTCACATTCCATGGTTCctcttttttattaaaaaaaaaaaaaaaaaaaaaaacccttgtggACACAGTTTTCACAAGGTGTACACCAATCTCCCATCATCCATGAGTGCACCTATGGTTGGAGATCAGTGTATACCACATTAGCCATTTTTAGTGTGTGTATGTATTCCTAAAGGTTAGTTCTCAAAAAAATTTTATGAGAACTTTTGCCACAGGATGCGGGCACAAAATCTAAACAGTTCATTAGATGAGTCACCTCATAAAACTTCTTAAGCTAACATTTTTGCTCATTCAAAAATTTAGTGTACCATAGCAAAGTAAGAGGGAATGAGGGTTTTCACTttaagcacaaaatttcccatGAGaatagattctctctctctctctctagagagagagagagagagagagagaaatgctcacctacacaccttACATTAGCACCtgagcgcacctttgcacacatgtcatgggcacaaaagcTGAATAGTCCACATGATGAGACATCCCTTCAAACCCAATTATAAGGCTAACTTTCAGTCTAACATAAAATTCTAGTAGCCCATAgtgaagagaaatacaaatcaaagGAGAAAACTGTTTCCATTTGCCATAGCCCATCAGAGTTTTATATAGACTAAAAGTTGAGCTTGCGTGGTTTCAAGAGATACCACATCATGTTGACCATTCAGATTTTATGCCTAAGACACGTGTGCAAAAGTGTGAAtgggtgctcacataagaaggtgcaCAGGTTAGCATAAATTTATATATATCCCAATGCTCAGTTGGGCACTAGTTTGCAGAGagctcatcatacatgatgtgacttcAAAATATGAACATTCCACATAAAGCAGTGCCTCATGAAACCCTTTgggtttaatttttaatttgcatttctctttgctatggtatGGGCGAAAATTTTTACCCTAGAGTtttatgggattccacatcacacaTAGACTGTTTGGATTAGATGCTCATGACACGTGTAAAAAGGTAAAGGTAAGCACGTGCGTTGGGGCAcatccccctcccccccccccccccctctctctctctctctctctctctctctcacacacacacacatgtatatgtaATATGCTCGCCTATCTTAGAAGTAATGGAGCGATGTCATGATACCGCGTGGAACATGCAAAAAGGTAGACCGTTGTGCATGAACCTCGTGACCCACCTAACTTTGATCAGCTGGGGATGAAACGTTGGCCCCACAACGCCACAACCTACAAAATACTGaagtagatgggccccacatcacatcaCCAATCATGTACTTGTGTTTCGTGTCAAATCATTCCTATAAACCTAATCGTTTTAGCAAACGTCTGCAAATTTCTAAGTATGAAAAGGGCCAAACAAACCATACGAGATGTTCCATGTAACGGCCTGACAATCAGGCACGTGTCATACATGAactagatccaatccattcatcagagggTCCACCACCGTgtagatgccctagcccaagatcCAGACCGGTCCACAAgttaggtgggcccaaaatcaatggaaCAAATGTATGCTGCTAAAAACTTGGCCAAAGTTTTTATCGTGGCCCACATACGTAATGGATCGGCTTTATTTTTTATGTGTTAGCATCTACTcggttggatccacctgatggatggcttggatattgcacgtgTCTGCCAAGAttatacatgtggtgaatgtagATAGCATGCCTGGTACAAACGTGTGGGCTTATTAGCCGCCTTTATAGGAGaagatctagtccatccattcTGTACTCCGGCTTTATACTACACACGTTGCAAGTTTTTAATGaccattcattcatcaaaagGCTTCATAAATGGACCACCGATCAAAGTCACaagatcaaacaatcctaaccatgcaAAAAGTTTCGAACGAATATCATCAAATGGGTGTCCGGCTCATGTAAATTTTACTAGATGGCACGTTCATGGTTTTCACCGattaatgaacggttcagatcatcataagCATGATTAAAACTGTGGGAATGATCATATGCAGTCAATTACATG
Proteins encoded in this window:
- the LOC131220806 gene encoding NAC domain-containing protein 21/22-like; translation: MSFLSFVEAKLPPGFRFHPRDEELVCDYLVKKVTGKGSSNPSSYDPVLIEVDLNKIEPWDLPDIACVGGKEWYFFSLRDRKYATGLRTNRATVSGYWKATGKDRPVIDVRTGAIVGMRKTLVFYQGRAPKGKKTEWVMHEFRLEGPSDASKIPLKEDWVLCRVFYKSRGISAKPSQENSYDDTSSSSLPPLLDSFLAFDQTPLNLEGFEQVPCFSNLSQNTTSQTIPQIMPHLPLLEPNMSTMSLAHLVTPPDIATLFNPLQCEKKVIKAVLDHFTKIESNQKMMMVSPGYEEGITESYFPELGIPTMWDH